ACTACACCAGAAGGTTAGATTGGCACTAGCTTTTGTCGCCAAATTACTGCCTAGTTCGACTGGTGGATCTTAATTCACCCTAACATCACTGGGCAGGGTGATTAGCCATCTCCTGAGTTAAATATTACTCTCTGAGAGAATATTATGCTGACAAATATCTGGATAACTACTTCATATGGGTTTATGCTCACCTTGCTCCGCAGCATAGCCTTCTTAGGAGGTGTTACGCAGATAGCTTCAGGAAGTTTTCATCTTAGGCACATCTTCGCCACGGATATTCAAGGTGCAGTATTCAGTGCTTTTGCACTGCTCGCACCTGCTTTCTCCCTATGAAACCTTGGTTGAGAAAACTCCTTGATCAAATTTGCGTCGTAATCTGTTTTGGAATGATATGGAGGCTTTAATGGTTACATCTGCTAGCATTAAGCATAAGGCGATCGCCCTAGACTATAAGTAACTCCACTCAAGAATTGATGATTGCGGAGGTACCTCTGATGCTTCTCAGAAGTTTCGTTATCTGGCTAGTATTTATCCTGGCTGAAAGCCTAAATGGAATAGCTCGTAGTCTCTGGCTAGTACCTAGCTTAGGCAATAGTCTGGCCCATCGAGTCTCTTTTGCCATCGGCTCACTGTTGATTTTAATCATTGCGACGGTGTTTGTGCCTTGGTTGCGGGCATCGCGAGTTCAGAGCTTGGGGATTGGGCTACTCTGGGCGGGATTGACCTTAGCCTTTGAGGTAGGATTGGGGCGCTGGGTGTTGGATTATTCCTGGACGCAAATCTGGGCGGACTATGATGTGTTTCAGGGTGCTCTTATGCCGTTGGGGCTGGGGTTGATGGTGCTGTCACCTATCATCGGTGGCATTATTCGAAGCCGGTTTCCCTATCGGCGGCACCCGGCCTAGAGTTTTGTTCATAATCGGTTCTGTTTAATGAAAGGAAAAACCGATGCAGTGGCTTAATGAACCACCTCAATGGAAGCAGGATGACCAAAAGATCACGATGACCACCGCCCCCAAGACTGATTTTTGGCGGGTGACCCACTACGACTTTATCCGCCATAGCGGCCACTTTTTCTATGAAACCGTCACCGGAGACTTTGTGGCTGAAGTCACTATCCAGGGGCAATACCGCGACCTCTACGACCAAGCGGGGTTGATGGTGCGCGCCAGCGATCGCCACTGGATTAAAGCCGGGATTGAATATGTAAACGGGGTGCAAAACTTGAGCGCCGTTGTCACCCATGACTATTCTGACTGGTCGATGATGGCGCTGCCTCAGGCTCCCGAGGCACTACGGCTGCGGCTAGAGCGACGGGATGAGGCGATCGAACTGTTTTACGAGGATGAAAAAGGCGATTTCATTCCGTTTCGGTTGACCTACTTTCGTGACGCGCCGATTCTTCAGGTAGGCCTGATGGGCGCATCCCCAGACGGAGATGGCTTTGAGGTAGCCTTTACCCATTATGCTGTGCGGCAGTCTGCAGGCTAAACCCTCGTCTATCCGTAGACGATATCCTGCTGAGCTGACTAGTTCATGGTCGGGTTTCCCCGGTTAGTTATCTTGACCTATCTATCAGCACTGGCGAAGGAATGACCTGAGTGACAGCTCCGGTTTTGCGGAACATAGTTTTGCGGTTCATGACGACAATCACCAGAGCTACCACCACGACAAAGCCGATGTCGTAGGGCTGAGCATCTGGCCAGATCGGGTTAATGAGTTGCAGATGGAACAGGTAAGGGAATAAGAGGCTTCCCCGCGAGGCGTTGAACAGGGGCGTCACCATGACACTCAAAGCCACTGAGCCCACCAGAAATGGGGTAAACGACCAAGCACTTTGCGGGGTGCCGCTCAACAGGAAAGCCGGCAGGTGCCAGATGCCCCAGATGCTTCCTAATATCAGTGCGGCCCAAATGGGTGCAACCTGACGTTGCAGTAGCGGCAGCGCTAGCCCACGCCAGCCAAATTCTTCAATCGGGCCGAGGATCAAGGTCATGGCGATGGCTGCTAGCATCGCTGACCAAGATGTAAATGGGAGCGGATCGGTGCAAAGATTACCCTTGATGGCAGATCCGGCGTAGAACACCAGCGGTAGCCCTAGCAAAAAGAGATACCAGGCTGGGTGGCAACGCCAGAGCAACATCCGCGATAGGTAACGCCGTAAGCCCGCCAGCCCACCATAGCGGAGAATGAGGATTAAGGCCGCGATCGCTGGAGTCCATACCGCCAGGATAAAGAGCGGATGATGCCCACTCATTTGGCCAAACAGCGCTGCCATTGCCCCTGGCCATAGGATATACAGCGCTAAAATAGTCCAGGCTAAGCCGAAGGTGATGAATAGGAAGGGGAGTAGAGCACTGGAGGGAACGGAGTATCGCTGAGTACTGAGAGAGTCGATCTTCATGCAAGGTTCCTCGCTCAAAGGTTAAGGTAGGGCGATCGCAGCAATGTTGTCGCTTCCAGGGAGATCTTAAGAATGCTGGAGGATCATCTGTGGAGTTA
This Candidatus Obscuribacterales bacterium DNA region includes the following protein-coding sequences:
- a CDS encoding DUF1349 domain-containing protein; protein product: MQWLNEPPQWKQDDQKITMTTAPKTDFWRVTHYDFIRHSGHFFYETVTGDFVAEVTIQGQYRDLYDQAGLMVRASDRHWIKAGIEYVNGVQNLSAVVTHDYSDWSMMALPQAPEALRLRLERRDEAIELFYEDEKGDFIPFRLTYFRDAPILQVGLMGASPDGDGFEVAFTHYAVRQSAG
- a CDS encoding CPBP family intramembrane glutamic endopeptidase; this translates as MKIDSLSTQRYSVPSSALLPFLFITFGLAWTILALYILWPGAMAALFGQMSGHHPLFILAVWTPAIAALILILRYGGLAGLRRYLSRMLLWRCHPAWYLFLLGLPLVFYAGSAIKGNLCTDPLPFTSWSAMLAAIAMTLILGPIEEFGWRGLALPLLQRQVAPIWAALILGSIWGIWHLPAFLLSGTPQSAWSFTPFLVGSVALSVMVTPLFNASRGSLLFPYLFHLQLINPIWPDAQPYDIGFVVVVALVIVVMNRKTMFRKTGAVTQVIPSPVLIDRSR